TACTGTTTGGTCAGAATCAGTTCTTTGACATCAGCTTTTTCAGATCGATTGAGACCAGAAATCTCTAATTTTTTAATTTTACCACAAGGACCTTCTTGAATCTGGACAAGGACATCAATGTAACCCTTGTGTTCATTATGATCTAATTCATAACAGAGTTGTGATTCAAAAAAACCGCGTTTAAGGTAGTAAACTCTAAGCTCATCAAAATTTTTTAAGAACTTTTCTCTATCAAATATATCGTTTTCGTAGATCTGTAGAGTTTTAAGAATCTTATGAGAGGGGATGGCTTCATTCCCTACGATAGAAATTTTTCGAATGCATGGCTTAGCGACAAGAAGCAAAGAAATCGTAGTTTTGCCATTAGAAAAATCAACTTTTGGTTCTACTCTATCATAATCTTTGGATAGATTGCGTAGATCTTCATCAAAATCTGCTTGAGAAAACAAAGAGCCACTTTTCGTCTTTAATTTCGGTAGCGGATGTTTGTTTAAAGAATTTTCACCCTCAGTTGTAATCGTAATGGATTCAACTAGTGTGTATCCTTCCTTAACCGTTTCTGTAGCCGCTAGAGCTAATGGGGCGTGGATTAGCGCCAAAACGGTAAACCGCAGAATAACTTTATTTCGCATCATGAACATTCGAAAGAATTTCCCCTAGGCAGAAAAACTTGTTTATTGAAGTAAGCACAAAAATAAGGACTAGGATGTTTTTTAACAAGATCTTACTATCTTAAACATGGAAAGTGCTTTTAGAGATACTTATGTTTTTATAACCAAAAAAACTAAAAGCGCAAAGGTTTTATTTCAAGTTTAATATGGGTTTCTTCCAGAAAAGGCTCTAGCAAGTGTCCCAGAGTCTATATAATCAAAAGACAATCCTATAGGCAAACCTAGAGCTAAACGAGAAACTGAGGCGGAAGAATGGGAAAGTTCTTGTTTTAAGAAAAGAGCCGTAGCATCTCCTTCTAGAGTGGCGTCCAGAGCTAAAATAATTTCTTTTGGTTTTAAAAATTCTATACGTTGTTTTAGTAAATGCATTCTTTCTGCATCGATATGTCTTCCCGTTATTGGCGATAGTAAGGCTCCTAAGACATAATAGTGACCTTGGAAAATT
Above is a genomic segment from Chlamydia abortus containing:
- the recR gene encoding recombination mediator RecR; translated protein: MLKYPDYLSKLISLLRKLPGIGFKTAEKLAFELLDWDKDQLESMGKAFSELSAARSHCPTCFCLKSHPESVCSFCQNNRDTSILCIVATPKDIFSLERSQIFQGHYYVLGALLSPITGRHIDAERMHLLKQRIEFLKPKEIILALDATLEGDATALFLKQELSHSSASVSRLALGLPIGLSFDYIDSGTLARAFSGRNPY